Proteins co-encoded in one Epinephelus moara isolate mb chromosome 11, YSFRI_EMoa_1.0, whole genome shotgun sequence genomic window:
- the LOC126397705 gene encoding agouti-related protein-like isoform X2 — protein sequence MASEERRLVTVRMKLVIMCLCLLHLSLTSAGLLIRNDLQTAHTNVSVSRGKASQSTGSSNQGRQRPLFARRGQYERQRIYVQKPKAVPVLPKDVPPPSKVALKPVKPKCSQVSQSCMPQSGCCDPCAKCHCRFFNAICYCRRTKS from the exons ATGGCATCAGAGGAGAGGCGGCTTGTTACAGTCAGGATGAAGCTGGTTATCATGTGCCTGTGCTTGCTGCATTTGTCTCTGACCAGTGCTGGACTCTTGATCCGCAACGATCTGCAAACTGCCCACACCAATGTGTCAGTCAGCAGGGGAAAAGCCTCTCAGAGTACAG GATCTTCGAACCAAGGCAGACAGAGACCACTGTTTGCGAGGAGAGGACAGTACGAACGACAAAGGATTTATGTGCAG AAGCCCAAAGCAGTCCCTGTTCTTCCAAAGGACGTTCCCCCTCCTTCTAAAGTAGCACTCAAACCTGTGAAGCCCAAGTGCTCTCAGGTTTCACAAAGCTGTATGCCTCAGTCTGGCTGCTGTGACCCATGTGCCAAATGCCACTGCCGCTTCTTCAATGCAATCTGCTACTGCCGGAGGACAAAGTCGTAA
- the LOC126397705 gene encoding agouti-related protein-like isoform X1, with product MASEERRLVTVRMKLVIMCLCLLHLSLTSAGLLIRNDLQTAHTNVSVSRGKASQSTAGSSNQGRQRPLFARRGQYERQRIYVQKPKAVPVLPKDVPPPSKVALKPVKPKCSQVSQSCMPQSGCCDPCAKCHCRFFNAICYCRRTKS from the exons ATGGCATCAGAGGAGAGGCGGCTTGTTACAGTCAGGATGAAGCTGGTTATCATGTGCCTGTGCTTGCTGCATTTGTCTCTGACCAGTGCTGGACTCTTGATCCGCAACGATCTGCAAACTGCCCACACCAATGTGTCAGTCAGCAGGGGAAAAGCCTCTCAGAGTACAG CAGGATCTTCGAACCAAGGCAGACAGAGACCACTGTTTGCGAGGAGAGGACAGTACGAACGACAAAGGATTTATGTGCAG AAGCCCAAAGCAGTCCCTGTTCTTCCAAAGGACGTTCCCCCTCCTTCTAAAGTAGCACTCAAACCTGTGAAGCCCAAGTGCTCTCAGGTTTCACAAAGCTGTATGCCTCAGTCTGGCTGCTGTGACCCATGTGCCAAATGCCACTGCCGCTTCTTCAATGCAATCTGCTACTGCCGGAGGACAAAGTCGTAA